In one Magallana gigas chromosome 9, xbMagGiga1.1, whole genome shotgun sequence genomic region, the following are encoded:
- the LOC105345046 gene encoding ashwin isoform X2: MKLSWYFSLLSNSIAFLSQRYIRRTDLEQLQKDELVDLYYKYIIPLPQRTYRKNRRGQEMTRRQAAMEKKRVTSFQGEESSDRKRTRNSGPESRFLTSYNLPSSGERIKPPPSCIDFGKKKIKLSSGSATSTENKSSTNTAVGKVTLKRNSASSGIDHKSEFSKESGHDNMSASRKKTIKLNNKLSVSASQTDTNSSKMGECTPVNSSETSEHQPMDTSTESSSSKKNFKARKISWP, from the exons AGGTACATTCGACGTACCGACCTGGAACAGCTTCAGAAAGATGAGCTGGTGGACCTATACTACAAGTACATCATTCCTCTCCCCCAGAGAACCTACAGGAAGAACCGCCGGGGACAAGAAATGACCCGGCGACAGGCCGCCATGGAAAAGAAGAGAGTGACCAGTTTTCAAGGAGAGGAAAGTTCTGACAGAAA GAGGACGAGAAACTCTGGTCCTGAGTCCCGGTTTTTGACCTCCTACAACCTTCCTTCCTCAGGGGAGAGGATCAAACCCCCACCCTCTTGCATTGACTTTGGAAAGAAGAAAATCAAGCTGAGCTCTGGAAGTGCGACCTCCACGGAAAACAAATCGTCCACAAACACAGCTGTCGGAAAAGTGACGTTGAAACGAAACTCAGCCAGTAGTGGAATCGACCATAAATCAGAATTTTCGAAAGAATCAGGGCATGATAACATGTCAGCTTCACGAAAGAAAACCattaaacttaataataaaCTGTCAGTATCAGCTTCGCAGACGGATACTAATAGCAGTAAGATGGGGGAATGTACCCCGGTGAACTCATCAGAAACCTCTGAACACCAACCTATG GACACTTCTACAGAAAGCAGCTCATctaaaaagaatttcaaagctAGAAAGATTTCATGGccatag